The following proteins come from a genomic window of Myroides odoratus DSM 2801:
- a CDS encoding YqaE/Pmp3 family membrane protein encodes MSIWRVILSIIFPPIAVYDKGCGSIIIVFLLTLAGWIPGVIGALVILNNPKYNR; translated from the coding sequence ATGAGTATTTGGAGAGTAATTTTGTCTATTATTTTTCCGCCTATCGCTGTGTATGATAAAGGGTGCGGATCCATAATAATTGTTTTTCTTTTAACCCTAGCAGGTTGGATTCCCGGTGTTATCGGAGCGTTAGTTATTCTCAATAATCCAAAATATAACCGCTAA
- the lysS gene encoding lysine--tRNA ligase, with protein MQLSEQEIIRREKLAKLQELGVNPYPANLFPVNHTSKQIKNGFEEGKKVIVAGRLMSSRIQGKASFATIQDSEGKIQLYINRDELCPGENKDLYNEVYKKLIDLGDIIGIEGELFTTQVGEKTVRVQGLSLLSKSLRPLPLPKTDAEGNTFDAFTDPELRYRMRYVDLVVNPSIKETFIKRTKLFNAMRQFFNESGYMEVETPVLQSIPGGAAARPFMTHHNALDIPLYLRIANELYLKRLIVGGFDGVYEFAKNFRNEGMDRTHNPEFTVMEIYVAYKDYNWMMDFTERLLEHCAMAVNGSSKAIFGEHEIDFKAPYKRITMADSIKEFTGFDITGKTEDEIRQAALGMGIPVDETMGKGKLIDEIFGEKCEGNYIQPTFITDYPKEMSPLTKAHRDNPELTERFELMVCGKEVANAYSELNDPIDQRERFEAQMALADRGDDEAMFIDQDFLRALEYGMPPTSGMGIGMDRLAMFLTNNPSIQEVLFFPQMRPEKTAPTVELSDEEKIIIQILEQNENKVELGSLKEQAALSGKKWDKAMKALSSHNLTKVVTEDDNKYVVYQQ; from the coding sequence ATGCAACTTTCAGAACAAGAAATCATCAGAAGAGAGAAGCTCGCAAAATTGCAAGAGCTTGGTGTGAATCCTTATCCTGCTAACTTATTTCCAGTAAATCATACATCCAAGCAGATAAAGAACGGTTTTGAAGAAGGTAAGAAGGTAATTGTGGCAGGAAGATTAATGTCTTCTCGTATTCAAGGAAAAGCTTCTTTCGCAACCATTCAAGACAGTGAAGGAAAGATTCAATTATACATCAACAGAGATGAACTTTGTCCAGGTGAGAACAAAGATTTATATAACGAAGTTTACAAAAAACTAATTGACTTAGGAGATATCATTGGTATCGAAGGGGAATTATTTACAACGCAAGTAGGAGAAAAAACAGTACGTGTACAAGGGCTTTCTCTACTGAGTAAATCTTTACGTCCGTTACCATTACCTAAGACAGATGCGGAAGGTAATACATTCGATGCTTTTACGGATCCTGAATTGCGTTACAGAATGCGTTATGTAGATTTAGTTGTTAATCCTTCAATTAAAGAAACGTTTATTAAGCGTACGAAGTTGTTTAACGCTATGCGTCAATTCTTCAATGAATCTGGCTATATGGAGGTTGAAACACCTGTACTACAGTCTATCCCTGGAGGAGCTGCTGCACGTCCATTCATGACTCATCACAACGCCTTGGATATTCCATTGTACTTGCGTATCGCGAATGAATTGTATTTAAAACGCTTAATCGTAGGTGGTTTTGACGGAGTCTATGAGTTCGCTAAAAACTTCCGTAACGAAGGAATGGACAGAACCCATAATCCAGAATTTACCGTAATGGAAATCTATGTAGCCTATAAAGACTACAACTGGATGATGGACTTCACAGAGCGTTTATTAGAGCATTGTGCAATGGCAGTTAACGGTTCTTCAAAAGCTATTTTTGGCGAACATGAGATTGACTTTAAAGCCCCATATAAACGAATCACTATGGCTGATTCGATTAAAGAATTTACTGGTTTTGACATTACCGGAAAAACAGAAGATGAAATTCGTCAAGCTGCTTTAGGTATGGGTATTCCAGTAGATGAAACGATGGGGAAAGGAAAATTAATTGACGAGATTTTCGGGGAAAAATGTGAGGGGAACTACATCCAACCTACGTTTATCACAGATTATCCAAAAGAAATGTCTCCCTTAACCAAAGCACACCGTGACAATCCAGAATTAACAGAGCGTTTTGAGTTGATGGTTTGTGGAAAAGAAGTAGCCAATGCATATTCAGAGTTAAATGATCCGATTGACCAAAGAGAGCGTTTTGAAGCTCAAATGGCTTTAGCGGATCGTGGAGATGATGAAGCGATGTTCATTGATCAAGATTTCTTACGTGCTTTAGAATACGGAATGCCTCCTACTTCTGGAATGGGGATTGGAATGGATCGTTTAGCCATGTTCTTAACGAATAATCCATCTATTCAAGAAGTATTATTCTTCCCTCAAATGAGACCAGAGAAAACAGCTCCAACTGTAGAATTATCAGATGAAGAGAAAATCATCATCCAAATTCTAGAGCAAAACGAAAACAAAGTGGAGTTAGGTTCACTAAAAGAACAAGCCGCTTTAAGTGGTAAGAAATGGGATAAAGCCATGAAAGCGCTTTCCTCACATAACTTAACCAAAGTAGTGACGGAAGATGATAATAAATATGTTGTTTATCAACAGTAA
- the rpe gene encoding ribulose-phosphate 3-epimerase — MKNIKIAPSVLAADFANLQRDIEMINESQADWFHIDIMDGVFVPNISFGMPVLAAINKHAKKTLDVHLMIVDPDRYIKTFKELGTDILTVHYEACTHLHRTIQAIKAEGMQAGVALNPHTPVAVLEDIIQDLDLVLIMSVNPGFGGQSFIENTYEKVRKLKAMIDAKGANVIIEIDGGVNSKNAKALVDAGASALVAGNFVFSAADPMATIADLKEIVK; from the coding sequence ATGAAAAATATAAAGATAGCGCCATCAGTTTTGGCTGCCGATTTTGCAAATCTACAACGCGATATCGAAATGATTAATGAAAGCCAAGCAGATTGGTTTCACATTGATATTATGGACGGAGTTTTCGTACCAAACATTTCTTTTGGAATGCCCGTTTTAGCGGCAATCAATAAACATGCAAAGAAAACATTGGATGTGCATTTGATGATTGTAGATCCTGATCGCTATATCAAAACATTTAAAGAATTAGGTACCGATATTTTAACGGTACACTATGAAGCTTGTACGCATTTACACCGTACGATACAAGCCATTAAAGCGGAAGGAATGCAAGCAGGGGTAGCCTTAAATCCACATACACCAGTTGCTGTTTTAGAAGACATCATTCAAGATTTAGATTTAGTTTTGATTATGAGTGTAAATCCTGGGTTTGGAGGACAGAGCTTTATTGAAAATACGTATGAGAAAGTGCGTAAGTTAAAAGCGATGATTGATGCTAAAGGAGCAAATGTAATCATTGAGATTGACGGAGGTGTAAATAGTAAGAATGCCAAAGCATTAGTAGATGCGGGTGCAAGTGCTTTAGTAGCAGGGAATTTTGTGTTTAGCGCTGCGGATCCGATGGCAACAATTGCTGATTTGAAAGAAATTGTAAAATAA
- a CDS encoding sigma-70 family RNA polymerase sigma factor, giving the protein MRQLKITKQVTNRETASLDKYLQEIGKVDLITADEEVELAQRIKAGDQRALEKLTKANLRFVVSVAKQYQNQGLTLPDLINEGNLGLIKAAQRFDETRGFKFISYAVWWIRQSILSALAEQSRIVRLPLNKIGSINKINKMYALLEQSNERPPSAEEIAVELDMTVNDVKESMKNSGRHLSMDAPLVEGEDSNLYDVLRSGESPNPDRELIHESLRTEIERALETLTPREADVVRLYFGLGDQHPMTLEEIGETFDLTRERVRQIKEKAIRRLKHTSRSKILKTYLG; this is encoded by the coding sequence ATGAGACAACTTAAAATTACCAAGCAAGTTACGAATCGTGAAACCGCTTCACTAGATAAGTATTTGCAAGAGATTGGTAAAGTAGATTTGATTACTGCAGATGAAGAGGTAGAATTAGCACAGCGAATTAAAGCAGGTGATCAAAGAGCTTTAGAGAAATTAACTAAGGCTAACTTAAGATTCGTGGTTTCGGTAGCTAAACAATACCAAAACCAAGGGTTGACGCTTCCGGATTTAATTAATGAAGGAAACTTGGGGTTGATTAAAGCCGCACAGCGTTTTGATGAAACTCGTGGTTTTAAATTTATTTCTTACGCAGTTTGGTGGATTAGACAATCTATTTTGTCTGCTTTAGCTGAACAATCTAGAATTGTACGTTTACCATTAAATAAAATTGGTTCGATTAATAAAATTAATAAAATGTACGCGCTGTTAGAGCAGTCTAATGAACGTCCACCTTCAGCAGAGGAAATCGCTGTAGAATTGGATATGACTGTAAACGACGTAAAAGAGAGTATGAAAAACTCGGGGCGTCATTTATCAATGGATGCTCCTTTAGTAGAAGGAGAGGATTCTAACTTATACGATGTATTGCGTTCAGGTGAATCACCAAACCCAGACCGTGAGTTAATCCACGAATCATTGCGTACAGAGATTGAAAGAGCCTTAGAAACGTTAACACCACGTGAAGCTGATGTTGTTCGTTTGTATTTCGGTTTAGGAGATCAACACCCAATGACATTAGAAGAAATAGGAGAAACGTTTGACTTAACCAGAGAACGTGTTCGTCAGATTAAAGAAAAAGCGATTCGTCGCTTAAAACATACGTCAAGAAGTAAAATACTGAAAACGTATTTAGGATAA
- a CDS encoding co-chaperone GroES, which produces MALNIKPLADRVLIEPQPAETKTASGLFIPDTAKEKPQKGTVVAVGNGTKDHNMTVQVGDTVLYGKYAGTELKLEGKDYLIMREDDILAIV; this is translated from the coding sequence ATGGCATTAAACATTAAACCACTTGCGGATAGAGTTCTTATTGAACCTCAACCAGCAGAAACAAAAACTGCTTCTGGTCTTTTTATTCCTGACACAGCGAAAGAAAAACCACAAAAAGGGACAGTAGTCGCTGTAGGAAACGGTACAAAAGACCACAACATGACGGTACAAGTAGGCGATACAGTATTGTATGGTAAGTATGCAGGAACAGAGCTAAAATTAGAAGGTAAAGATTACCTAATCATGCGTGAAGATGACATCTTAGCGATTGTTTAA
- the secG gene encoding preprotein translocase subunit SecG: protein MNTFTVFLVLIAIVCFLLIVVIMVQNPKGGGLDSSFGGSTVAGGVKNTNDFLDKSTWTLGAVLIILILMSSISFSGGAVGDSKLLDPNAAMPAQPTVPAAANTENTTESTTGTEAPATSETSTPETTQE from the coding sequence ATGAACACATTTACAGTATTTTTAGTATTGATTGCTATCGTATGTTTTTTATTAATTGTGGTTATTATGGTACAAAATCCTAAAGGTGGAGGTTTAGACTCATCTTTTGGAGGATCTACTGTTGCAGGAGGTGTAAAAAACACGAATGACTTCTTAGATAAGAGTACTTGGACTTTAGGAGCGGTGTTAATCATCCTAATCTTAATGTCGAGCATTAGCTTTAGTGGTGGTGCAGTTGGAGATTCTAAACTTTTAGATCCTAACGCAGCAATGCCAGCACAACCTACTGTTCCTGCTGCAGCTAACACAGAAAACACGACAGAATCAACAACAGGAACTGAAGCTCCAGCTACTAGCGAGACTTCAACACCTGAAACTACACAAGAATAA
- a CDS encoding zeta toxin family protein produces the protein MNDKNLYIIAGCNGAGKTTASYTILPEILNCKEFVNADEIAKGLSPFQPEKVAIEAGRIMLTRIYDLLKSEENFAFETTLSTKTYKNKIVAARKSGYYSTLLFFWLRNFDLAKERVKTRVNEGGHNIPENVIERRYLNGIRNLFEIYLDIVDEAFIFDNSEGMPILIAEKFLGEDLIVHEQQKFNDLKKYYEN, from the coding sequence ATGAATGATAAAAATCTATACATTATTGCAGGGTGTAATGGTGCGGGAAAAACAACCGCATCCTATACAATATTACCTGAAATTTTAAATTGTAAAGAATTTGTCAATGCAGATGAAATTGCAAAAGGGCTCTCTCCTTTTCAACCAGAGAAGGTAGCTATTGAAGCAGGTAGAATTATGCTTACTAGAATATATGATTTATTGAAAAGTGAAGAAAATTTTGCCTTTGAGACAACATTATCAACTAAAACATATAAAAACAAAATAGTGGCTGCTAGAAAATCTGGTTACTATTCTACATTATTGTTCTTCTGGCTGAGAAATTTTGATTTAGCAAAGGAAAGGGTAAAAACGAGAGTAAATGAAGGAGGGCATAATATTCCAGAAAACGTTATAGAAAGAAGATACCTAAATGGAATCAGAAATCTATTTGAGATTTATCTTGATATTGTAGATGAAGCTTTTATTTTTGACAACTCGGAAGGGATGCCAATTCTTATAGCAGAAAAATTTCTAGGTGAAGATCTTATCGTTCATGAACAACAAAAATTTAATGACTTAAAAAAATATTATGAAAACTGA
- a CDS encoding NAD(P)-binding domain-containing protein — MTNFKVGIIGAGPSGLAMLRAFESEQKKGNPIPEIKCYEKQDNWGGMWNYTWRTGVGKYGEPLHGSMYKYLWSNGPKECLEFADYTFMDHFKQPLSSYPPREVLFDYIEGRIKQSNARDYIKFNTVARWVDYLEDKKQFRVIFDDLVKNETFEEFFDYLVLGTGHFSTPNMPFFKGIDHFPGTVMHAHDFRGADQFIDKDILLIGSSYSAEDIGVQCFKHGSKSVTISYRTNPIGVKWPKGVEEKTIVTHFEDNKAFFKDGTSKAFDAVVLCTGYQHKFPFLPDNLRLKTKNCLYPDNLYKGVVFNENERLIFLGMQDQYYTFNMFDAQAWFARDYMLGRIALPAKEERQADIDKWLKGEELTMTSNEQVDFQTAYIKDLINLTDYPTFNIDKVGEMFKRYLDSKEIDILTYRDQVYTSVMTGVTAEEHHTVWMKELDDSLERYLDEVEVDEKELSKVNYY; from the coding sequence ATGACTAATTTTAAAGTAGGAATTATTGGAGCAGGTCCAAGTGGGCTTGCTATGTTAAGAGCTTTTGAATCAGAACAGAAAAAAGGGAACCCAATCCCTGAGATTAAATGTTACGAAAAACAAGATAACTGGGGTGGAATGTGGAACTATACTTGGCGAACAGGTGTAGGGAAATATGGTGAACCTTTGCACGGAAGTATGTATAAATACTTGTGGTCGAACGGACCTAAAGAGTGTTTAGAATTTGCCGATTATACCTTTATGGACCACTTTAAACAACCGCTATCTTCTTATCCTCCAAGAGAAGTTCTCTTTGATTATATTGAAGGGCGAATCAAACAAAGTAACGCAAGAGATTATATTAAATTCAATACGGTAGCCCGTTGGGTGGATTATCTGGAAGATAAAAAACAATTCCGCGTAATCTTTGATGACTTGGTAAAGAATGAAACGTTTGAAGAATTTTTCGACTACCTTGTATTGGGTACGGGACACTTCTCAACCCCTAATATGCCTTTCTTTAAAGGAATTGATCATTTCCCTGGAACAGTAATGCACGCGCATGATTTCCGTGGAGCAGACCAATTTATTGATAAAGACATTCTATTAATTGGAAGTAGTTATTCAGCAGAAGATATCGGGGTACAATGTTTCAAACACGGAAGTAAATCGGTAACCATTTCATATCGTACGAATCCAATTGGTGTTAAATGGCCAAAAGGAGTAGAGGAGAAGACAATTGTTACGCATTTTGAGGATAATAAAGCCTTTTTTAAAGACGGAACATCAAAAGCTTTTGATGCTGTTGTATTGTGTACAGGATATCAACATAAATTCCCGTTCTTGCCAGATAATCTGCGCCTAAAAACAAAGAACTGTTTGTATCCAGATAATTTATACAAAGGAGTGGTGTTCAACGAAAATGAACGCTTAATCTTCTTGGGAATGCAAGATCAGTACTATACATTTAATATGTTTGACGCGCAAGCTTGGTTTGCAAGAGATTATATGTTAGGGCGTATTGCGCTTCCTGCTAAAGAAGAGCGTCAAGCTGATATTGACAAATGGTTGAAAGGAGAAGAATTGACCATGACAAGTAATGAGCAGGTAGATTTCCAAACAGCTTATATTAAAGACTTGATTAATCTTACGGATTATCCAACATTTAATATTGATAAGGTGGGAGAAATGTTTAAACGCTACTTAGATTCGAAAGAAATCGATATCCTAACGTATCGTGACCAAGTGTATACCTCTGTTATGACGGGGGTAACGGCAGAAGAACACCATACCGTTTGGATGAAAGAACTAGATGATAGTTTAGAGCGTTACTTAGATGAAGTAGAAGTTGATGAGAAAGAACTGAGTAAAGTCAATTATTATTAA
- a CDS encoding tetratricopeptide repeat protein encodes MNIATLHTYLADPTQVQRSDIQELKQLLEQYPYVQAIRSLYLKALYSNESTSYNQELKKTAAYTLDRDILFSFIVSDDFTAYTPLSIDIADEIEEEIEPEVKEKDKDPEQNISTLLQNISKVAYEIVQESPSLVDDGEKEIEEVTIQSESISIVEPLVQEEQKTVSPVEELEDKLEIGKPLAFEAGEKYSFQEWLKLSKQQPIVRELDTKNEEIQAEKEEKEEIITEDEKNFQKSLEKKQAMIDKFIETNPKIIPTKKVTASPINVELSVQENTSLMTETLAKIYLEQKKYQKAIQAYEILILKYPEKSSFFANQILDIKALQQHNSL; translated from the coding sequence TTGAATATAGCTACTTTACATACTTACTTAGCTGATCCAACACAAGTACAGCGTTCAGACATTCAAGAATTAAAACAATTACTTGAGCAGTACCCTTATGTACAGGCTATACGCAGTTTGTACCTGAAAGCCCTTTATTCAAATGAAAGTACCTCATACAACCAAGAGCTCAAAAAAACCGCTGCCTATACCTTAGACCGCGATATTTTATTTAGCTTCATTGTTTCGGATGATTTTACCGCTTACACTCCTTTATCCATCGACATAGCAGATGAAATTGAGGAAGAAATAGAGCCTGAAGTAAAGGAAAAAGACAAAGATCCAGAGCAGAATATCAGCACATTATTGCAAAATATTTCTAAAGTTGCTTATGAAATTGTACAAGAAAGTCCTTCTTTGGTGGATGACGGGGAAAAAGAAATAGAAGAAGTAACGATACAATCGGAATCCATCTCAATAGTAGAACCTCTAGTTCAAGAAGAACAAAAGACAGTTTCTCCTGTTGAAGAATTGGAAGATAAGCTAGAAATTGGGAAACCTTTAGCTTTTGAAGCAGGAGAAAAATACTCGTTTCAAGAATGGTTAAAGCTTTCCAAACAACAGCCAATTGTCCGTGAATTGGACACAAAAAACGAGGAAATACAGGCTGAAAAGGAAGAAAAAGAAGAGATAATTACGGAAGATGAAAAAAATTTTCAAAAAAGTTTGGAGAAAAAACAAGCCATGATTGATAAATTCATCGAAACAAATCCTAAAATTATCCCAACAAAAAAAGTTACGGCAAGCCCCATAAATGTTGAATTATCGGTACAAGAGAATACCAGTTTAATGACGGAGACCTTAGCCAAAATTTATTTGGAGCAAAAAAAATATCAAAAAGCAATACAAGCTTATGAGATTTTAATTTTGAAATATCCAGAAAAAAGTAGTTTCTTTGCAAACCAAATATTAGATATAAAAGCGTTACAACAACATAATAGTTTATAA
- a CDS encoding pyridoxine/pyridoxamine 5'-phosphate oxidase has translation MHNPILLFDQFYQKELAQTQVKIPSACCFTTIGMDGYPNSRFVSCKEIKKDQFIFTGSKTARKGQEVVQNNKVALAFWWTSTNVQVRVQGTIEELSQEDSHRYFQERNRESQAVSLVSAQGEVLTNIADLEESYSKIMQQYEGQSLPTPEAFTAWAVQPYRIEFLVFSEARFHERMLFEYKEGKWIKSRLKP, from the coding sequence ATGCACAATCCTATTTTGTTATTTGATCAATTCTATCAAAAAGAATTAGCCCAAACGCAAGTTAAAATTCCATCAGCTTGTTGTTTTACCACAATAGGGATGGATGGTTATCCTAATAGTCGATTTGTGTCGTGCAAAGAGATAAAGAAAGATCAATTTATTTTTACCGGAAGTAAGACTGCTCGTAAAGGGCAAGAAGTAGTTCAGAATAATAAAGTAGCTCTTGCTTTTTGGTGGACTTCTACAAATGTGCAAGTCCGAGTACAAGGAACTATTGAAGAATTAAGCCAGGAAGATAGTCATCGTTATTTTCAAGAGCGAAATAGAGAAAGTCAAGCGGTATCGCTTGTTAGTGCTCAAGGAGAGGTGTTAACTAATATCGCGGATCTGGAGGAATCTTATAGCAAGATTATGCAGCAGTATGAAGGGCAGTCACTTCCAACGCCAGAAGCTTTTACTGCTTGGGCAGTTCAACCTTATAGGATAGAGTTTCTTGTTTTTAGTGAGGCTCGTTTTCACGAACGTATGTTGTTTGAATATAAAGAGGGCAAATGGATAAAAAGTAGACTTAAACCATAA
- the lipB gene encoding lipoyl(octanoyl) transferase LipB — protein MNKEVTLIDLGEKDYKDTWAYQEELFQSVLDIKIKNRREETEEPTPNYFLFVEHPHVYTLGKSGDMENLLLDEEQLKAKGATFYKINRGGDITYHGPGQIVGYPILDLENFFTDIHKYLRLLEETMILVLKDYGIEAGRSEGETGVWLGVGTPFARKICAMGVRASRWVTMHGFALNVNSDLGYFDNIIPCGIRGKGVTSLHVELGVNYVDEDEVRAKIIKYFAELFEATIKEQ, from the coding sequence ATGAATAAAGAAGTGACCTTAATTGATTTAGGTGAAAAAGACTATAAAGATACTTGGGCGTATCAAGAAGAGCTTTTTCAATCGGTTTTAGATATCAAAATCAAGAATAGAAGAGAAGAAACGGAAGAGCCAACACCCAATTATTTTTTGTTTGTTGAGCACCCTCATGTATATACCTTAGGAAAAAGTGGAGATATGGAGAATCTTTTGCTGGATGAAGAACAATTAAAAGCAAAAGGAGCGACATTCTATAAGATAAATAGAGGGGGAGATATTACCTATCACGGACCGGGTCAGATTGTAGGATATCCCATTTTAGATTTAGAAAACTTCTTTACTGATATCCACAAGTATTTGCGCTTGTTAGAAGAAACGATGATTCTTGTACTGAAAGACTATGGTATTGAAGCGGGGAGAAGTGAAGGAGAAACAGGCGTTTGGTTAGGCGTAGGAACTCCGTTTGCAAGGAAGATATGTGCGATGGGTGTACGTGCTTCTCGCTGGGTAACAATGCATGGTTTTGCCTTGAATGTCAATTCAGATTTAGGGTATTTTGACAATATTATTCCTTGTGGAATCCGCGGAAAAGGGGTTACTTCTTTACATGTAGAATTAGGGGTAAATTACGTAGATGAAGATGAGGTACGCGCTAAAATCATCAAGTACTTTGCCGAATTATTTGAAGCGACTATAAAAGAACAATAA
- the groL gene encoding chaperonin GroEL (60 kDa chaperone family; promotes refolding of misfolded polypeptides especially under stressful conditions; forms two stacked rings of heptamers to form a barrel-shaped 14mer; ends can be capped by GroES; misfolded proteins enter the barrel where they are refolded when GroES binds) yields MAKDIKFDIEAREGLKRGVDALANAVKVTLGPKGRNVIIGKAFGAPTVTKDGVSVAKEVELEDALENMGAQMVKEVASKTNDLAGDGTTTATVLAQAIVKEGLKNVAAGANPMDLKRGMDKAVEVIVNHLKDQAQEVGGSMDKIQQIASISANNDEFIGELIAQAFEKVGKEGVITVEEAKGTETFVDVVEGMQFDRGYLSPYFVTNSEKMEVELDSPYILLYDKKVSSLKELLPVLEPVAQSGKPLLIIAEDVDGEALSTLVVNKLRGALKIAAVKAPGFGDRRKAMLEDIAILTGGVVISEEQGYTLENTSLEMLGTCKRVNIDKDNTTIVSGSGESDMIQNRVNQIKAQMETTTSDYDKEKLQERLAKLAGGVAVLYVGAATEVEMKEKKDRVDDALHATRAAIEEGIVAGGGVALLRAKANLNSINAINADEETGIQIIAKAVESPLRTIVENAGLEGSVVVAKVLEGNNNFGYNAKTNEYIDMLQAGVIDPKKVTRVALENAASVAGMILITECALVDIKDENGGGMPMGGGMPGMM; encoded by the coding sequence ATGGCAAAAGATATTAAATTCGACATTGAAGCACGCGAAGGTTTAAAACGCGGTGTTGACGCTTTAGCAAATGCTGTTAAAGTAACTTTAGGACCAAAAGGAAGAAACGTAATCATCGGAAAAGCATTTGGTGCTCCAACTGTAACGAAAGATGGTGTTTCTGTAGCTAAAGAAGTAGAGTTAGAAGACGCATTAGAGAACATGGGTGCTCAAATGGTAAAAGAAGTTGCTTCTAAAACAAACGATTTAGCAGGAGATGGAACAACAACAGCTACCGTTTTAGCGCAAGCTATCGTTAAAGAAGGATTGAAAAACGTGGCTGCTGGAGCAAATCCAATGGACTTAAAACGCGGAATGGACAAAGCGGTTGAAGTAATCGTAAACCATTTAAAAGACCAAGCACAAGAAGTAGGTGGATCAATGGATAAAATCCAACAAATCGCTTCTATTTCTGCAAACAACGACGAATTCATTGGAGAATTAATCGCTCAAGCTTTTGAGAAAGTTGGTAAAGAAGGAGTAATCACAGTTGAAGAAGCAAAAGGTACTGAAACATTTGTTGATGTAGTAGAAGGAATGCAATTTGACAGAGGATACTTATCTCCTTATTTCGTTACCAATTCAGAAAAAATGGAAGTGGAACTAGATTCTCCTTACATTTTATTATACGACAAAAAAGTATCTTCTTTAAAAGAATTACTTCCTGTATTAGAGCCTGTTGCTCAGTCTGGAAAACCCCTATTAATCATCGCTGAAGATGTTGATGGAGAAGCACTTTCTACTTTAGTTGTAAACAAATTAAGAGGGGCTTTAAAAATTGCTGCTGTAAAAGCACCTGGTTTTGGTGATAGAAGAAAAGCAATGTTAGAAGATATCGCTATCTTAACTGGTGGTGTAGTAATTTCTGAAGAGCAAGGCTATACGTTAGAAAATACGTCATTGGAAATGTTAGGTACATGTAAACGTGTAAACATTGACAAAGACAACACAACAATCGTTAGCGGAAGTGGAGAATCGGATATGATTCAAAACAGAGTTAACCAAATCAAAGCACAGATGGAAACAACTACATCTGACTATGATAAAGAAAAATTACAAGAGCGTCTAGCTAAATTAGCTGGTGGTGTTGCTGTATTATATGTAGGAGCTGCTACGGAAGTAGAGATGAAAGAGAAAAAAGACAGAGTAGACGATGCTTTACATGCTACTAGAGCGGCAATTGAAGAAGGAATTGTTGCAGGTGGTGGAGTTGCTTTACTAAGAGCAAAAGCAAACTTAAACAGCATCAACGCAATTAATGCAGACGAAGAAACAGGAATCCAAATCATCGCTAAAGCAGTAGAGTCTCCATTGAGAACGATTGTTGAAAACGCAGGTTTAGAAGGTTCTGTAGTTGTGGCTAAAGTATTAGAAGGAAACAATAACTTCGGATACAACGCAAAAACAAACGAATACATCGATATGCTACAAGCAGGTGTAATCGACCCTAAGAAAGTAACAAGAGTTGCTTTAGAAAACGCAGCTTCAGTTGCAGGTATGATCCTTATCACAGAGTGTGCTTTAGTTGATATTAAAGACGAAAACGGTGGAGGAATGCCAATGGGCGGAGGTATGCCAGGAATGATGTAA